A single Pantoea rwandensis DNA region contains:
- a CDS encoding cyanate transporter produces MNRHSDGLTLAALVLAGLNMRPLLTSVSPLLGELRQAMSLSSIAASLLPAVPMVMMGAVALLSASLMQRVPLQRLLIAGLILLLLALAARGVIHDGQWLVVSALFAGLGVGVVQMAMPGLIRQRFAQRSAPVTGLWAGALMGGGGLGAALSPWLSAHFGWSLALTGWALPVLLAIVLWWIVSVPVMQSAESVSMPSLWRKPRAWSLALSFGLVNGGYATCVAWLPDAYHHLGWSAQAGGSLLGVMILCQVAGALLMPLLARKADRRPQLIISLVCQLVGMCGFLFSPLLAPWLWAAIAGFGLGAAFPLAMVLALDHLPHPQAGARLVAFMQGAGFIIAGCMPFIAGQLQALTHSFTSVWMMQGGVTVGLIVLNLRFHPHSYRRAFGQTE; encoded by the coding sequence ATGAACCGACATTCCGACGGATTGACGCTCGCCGCTTTGGTGCTGGCCGGGCTCAATATGCGTCCGTTACTGACCTCTGTTAGCCCCTTGCTGGGCGAACTTCGCCAGGCCATGAGCCTTTCTTCGATTGCCGCTTCGTTGTTACCCGCCGTGCCGATGGTGATGATGGGCGCGGTGGCGCTACTCAGTGCCTCCCTGATGCAACGTGTTCCGCTGCAACGTTTGTTGATCGCCGGGCTGATCCTGCTGCTGCTGGCGCTGGCCGCACGCGGTGTGATTCACGACGGGCAATGGCTGGTGGTCAGCGCGCTTTTTGCCGGGCTGGGGGTTGGCGTGGTGCAGATGGCGATGCCAGGGTTGATTCGTCAGCGCTTTGCTCAGCGCAGCGCCCCGGTTACCGGGTTGTGGGCGGGCGCGTTAATGGGCGGCGGCGGATTGGGGGCAGCACTCTCGCCGTGGCTCAGCGCGCATTTCGGCTGGTCACTGGCGCTCACCGGTTGGGCACTGCCCGTATTGCTGGCGATTGTGCTGTGGTGGATCGTGAGTGTGCCGGTGATGCAAAGCGCAGAGTCGGTCTCTATGCCCTCGCTTTGGCGCAAACCGCGCGCCTGGTCGCTGGCACTCAGTTTTGGCCTGGTCAATGGCGGCTATGCGACCTGCGTCGCCTGGCTTCCGGATGCTTATCACCATCTTGGCTGGTCAGCACAGGCGGGCGGCTCATTGCTGGGCGTGATGATCCTTTGCCAGGTGGCAGGCGCGTTGTTGATGCCCTTGCTGGCGCGCAAGGCGGATCGCCGTCCACAGCTGATCATCAGTCTGGTTTGCCAGCTGGTCGGTATGTGCGGTTTCCTGTTTTCCCCCCTGTTAGCGCCATGGTTGTGGGCGGCGATTGCCGGATTTGGTTTAGGGGCTGCGTTCCCGCTGGCGATGGTGCTGGCGCTCGATCACCTGCCACATCCGCAGGCGGGTGCACGCCTGGTGGCGTTTATGCAGGGCGCAGGTTTCATCATCGCCGGGTGTATGCCGTTTATCGCCGGTCAGTTGCAGGCGCTGACGCACAGTTTTACCAGCGTGTGGATGATGCAGGGCGGCGTGACGGTGGGATTGATCGTACTGAATCTTCGCTTCCATCCCCACAGCTATCGTCGGGCCTTTGGTCAGACAGAGTGA
- a CDS encoding LysR substrate-binding domain-containing protein — protein MNRQPMFTPQQLLSFVAVCETASFTRAAERVHLSQSTVSQQVRRLEEMIGKALLERTSHQVVLTEEGEKLLGYARRIIALNGEAHDVLSDKWRDGVLRLGVPEDFAAPTAALLAQFSREHPQLRLDVMSGMNVDLHRAWQREELDIMLIKQPGGERPLAARPEPLLWLDSAEHPCFEQTPVPLVVFPQQGLYREEMCQTLDALGRSWRISYSSASLVALASASAAGLGLTLLPASCRLPGHRVLDETQGLPPISHFELALFCRSPQDDLQQALAEALVEFCQLKWQ, from the coding sequence ATGAATCGTCAGCCGATGTTTACGCCGCAGCAGTTACTCAGTTTTGTCGCGGTATGTGAAACCGCCAGCTTCACACGCGCCGCTGAGCGCGTGCACCTCTCGCAATCCACCGTCAGCCAGCAGGTTCGCCGCCTGGAAGAGATGATTGGTAAAGCGCTGCTGGAACGCACCTCGCATCAGGTGGTGTTAACTGAGGAGGGAGAGAAATTACTTGGCTATGCCCGCCGGATCATTGCGCTCAACGGCGAGGCTCACGATGTACTGAGCGACAAGTGGCGCGATGGCGTCCTGCGCCTTGGCGTGCCAGAGGATTTTGCAGCCCCCACCGCAGCACTGCTGGCACAGTTTAGTCGTGAACATCCTCAGCTGCGCCTCGACGTGATGAGCGGCATGAATGTCGACTTGCATCGTGCGTGGCAGCGAGAAGAGCTGGATATCATGCTGATCAAGCAACCCGGCGGTGAACGTCCGCTGGCAGCGCGACCGGAACCCCTGCTGTGGCTGGACAGCGCCGAACACCCCTGCTTTGAGCAGACGCCAGTGCCGCTGGTGGTATTTCCCCAGCAGGGATTGTATCGCGAGGAGATGTGTCAGACGCTGGATGCGCTGGGCCGCAGCTGGCGCATCAGTTATAGCAGTGCCAGTCTGGTGGCGCTCGCCAGTGCCAGCGCGGCGGGGTTAGGCCTGACCTTGCTGCCTGCCAGCTGTCGTTTGCCGGGGCATCGCGTGCTGGATGAAACTCAGGGTTTACCGCCGATCAGCCACTTTGAGCTGGCGCTGTTTTGCCGTTCCCCACAGGACGATTTGCAGCAGGCGCTGGCCGAGGCGTTAGTCGAATTTTGCCAGTTGAAGTGGCAGTGA